In a genomic window of Paramecium tetraurelia macronuclear, complete genome:
- a CDS encoding Co-chaperone GrpE, giving the protein MKGLRIGARVFGLISSPQQVFFRQGLQQTSIYLFSEKTKKHDTHKNDHKQEKAQQQEQKAEQEKKEASTKQDEKVESLDESHEDKLHRVESFYSKQIEKLETQIKDHKEKIHDQIKLINQLEASNKDHNTKIKELRDALKAEIEESELSSKRVLKEKEQLKVFAISNFAKELLDVQDNLERAIASTTDKPENNPLLEGVVMTHSILEKVYKKFGVQKMNVIGQKFDPNFHESLFQVEDPEKEPGTICYVAQEGYAIGERVLRPAKVGVVKQQS; this is encoded by the exons atgaaagGTTTGAGAATAGGAGCAAGAGTTTTCGGTCTCATATCATCTCCATAACAAGTATTTTTCAGATAAGGACTACAATAAacatcaatatatttattttctgaaAAGACCAAGAAGCATGATACTCACAAGAATGATCACAAATAGGAGAAAGCCTAATAATAAGAACAAAAAGCAGAGCAAGAAAAAAAGGAAGCTTCTACAAAACAAGATGAAAAAGTAGAATCCCTTGATGAATCTCACGAAGACAAATTACATAGAGTTGAATCATTTTactcaaaataaattgaaaaattagagaCTCAAATCAAAGATCACAAGGAAAAAATTCATgatcaaatcaaattgatcaattaattagagGCATCCAATAAGGATCACAACACAAAAATCAAGGAATTAAGAGATGCCTTAAAAGCAGAAATAGAAGAATCAGAATTGTCATCAAAAAGAGTTTTAAA agAGAAGGAgcaattaaaagtatttgcCATCTCAAATTTCGCCAAAGAATTACTAGATGTCCAAGATAACTTAGAAAGAGCTATTGCAAGCACTACTGACAAACCAGAAAATAATCCATTATTAGAAG GTGTTGTCATGActcattcaattttagaaaaagtaTACAAGAAATTTGGAGTACAAAAGATGAATGTGATTGGATAGAAATTCGATCCAAACTTTCATGAATCCCTATTCTAGGTTGAAGATCCTGAAAAAGAACCAGGAACAATATGCTATGTTGCATAAGAAGGATATGCTATTGGTGAGAGAGTCTTAAGACCAGCAAAAGTGGGTgttgttaaataataatcatga
- a CDS encoding Serine carboxypeptidase II, producing the protein MKQLIAIQLLICLSLAITAQDDLVKSDDLKEYTDGVFDFKGQMYSGYLKAIDDDKTYFHYYFMTSTFEDDFTEENTPVMLWLNGGPGCSSLQGAVNENGPFVFKDGTAEFYENKWAWTKFAHMLYLESPAKVGYSYGNGNVNDDTVAIQNLRALVDFFERFPEYQAKDFFIAGESYAGIYIPLLANQILKHNEQHPDKAIHLKGIMIGNGCTHPTECSDVADLYPIHTIEFFARQGFLSEEQYKVAQHLQNSGKCSDLHNLHGDCFEFLDQVVNQYYESPSVFLMNPYNIYGYCYNYKPEQFLLRKNDPMLKKFKPKNRQNDEEFGSCTDDKGLYVLFRDPKWKQITHIKPDSSEWDVCTDDDDFVYEKFERQSYYIYESLIKSKKIRIMHFSGDIDSVVPITGTLFWIQLLQNELQLSTTENWRAWYVPGERTVDKQQNAGSVFSIEGLQFVTVRDAGHMVPTDRRKEAYWMVKYFILDQKLPDKEKSISVQ; encoded by the exons atgaaataattaatagcaaTTCAACTATTGATTTGCTTATCTCTAGCCATTACAGCCTAGGATGACCTAGTTAAATCGGATGACTTAAAAGAATACACAGATGGCgtatttgatttcaaaggCTAAATGTATTCAGGGTATCTGAAAGCCATAGATGATGATAAAAcctattttcattattattttatgacaTCCACCTTTGAAGATGATTTCACTGAAGAAAACACTCCAGTCATGCTATGGCTGAATGGAGGACCAGGTTGCTCATCACTCTAAGGAGCAGTGAATGAAAATGGGCCATTTGTATTCAAGGACGGAACAGCTGAATTCTACGAGAACAAATGGGCTTGGacaaaattt GCACATATGTTGTATTTAGAATCCCCCGCCAAAGTAGGTTATTCGTATGGTAATGGCAATGTGAATGATGACACAGTGGCAATATAGAATTTGAGAGCACTTGTGGATTTTTTTGAAAGATTTCCAGAATATTAGGCCAAAGACTTTTTCATAGCCGGAGAAAGCTATGCTGGAATCTATATTCCATTGTTAGCTAATTAAATACTGAAGCATAATGAATAGCATCCTGACAAAGCCATCCATCTAAAAGGAATCATGATTGGTAATGGTTGCACTCATCCTACTGAATGCAGTGATGTGGCCGACCTTTATCCCATCCACACTATTGAGTTCTTTGCTAGACAAGGCTTTCTCAGTGAGGAACAATACAAAGTCGCttaacatttataaaatagtgGGAAATGCTCAGATTTACATAATTTACATGGAGATTGTTTCGAATTTTTGGATCAAGTcgttaattaatattatgaatcaCCATC AGTGTTTCTCATGAATCCATACAATATCTATGGTTATTGTTACAATTACAAACCTGAACAATTTTTGCTAAGGAAAAATGATCCCATGTTGAAAAAATTCAAACCAAAAAATAGGTAAAACGATGAAGAATTCGGTTCATGTACTGATGACAAGGGATTGTATGTTCTTTTTAGAGATCCAAAATGGAAATAGATTACTCATATTAAACCTGATAGTTCTGAATGGGATGTCTGTACTGATGATGACGATTTCgtttatgaaaaatttgaaaggCAATCATATTACATTTATGAATCtcttattaaatcaaagaagaTTAGAATCATGCATTTTAGTGGAGATATTGATTCAGTTGTACCTATAACTGGTACTTTATTTTGGATTCAATTGCtacaaaatgaattat aattatcaaCAACTGAAAATTGGAGAGCTTGGTATGTTCCAGGGGAAAGGACAGtggataaataataaaatgcaGGAAGTGTGTTTTCTATTGAAGGATTGCAATTTGTCACAGTCAGAGATGCTGGACATATGGTACCAACAGATCGTAGAAAAGAGGCTTATTGGATGgtcaaatatttcattctAGATCAAAAACTTCCAGATAAAGAAAAATCCATTTCTGTATAATGA